TAATAGAAATTTACACCAAAAAGGAATTCATTTCTACGAatattttcctttatatTTATGAATAATTATGACACtaatttaaaaatattgaataaaTAAGGATACTTAAAAATCAACGATGTGACTCTTGGGGAAATCTTGGATCTCTGGAACCGGAATTTCTGGGATGTAGTAAACTTCCCCGTTTTCATTAACTCTCTCTCTGTCTTTTTCGCTAATAGAATAAATCTCCTTAACGTTAGCCTTCAATAAATCGAGTACTTCAAcaaaattcttttgaatttggtgaGCCTGCTCTCTCATATTTCTTCTGCAAAGACCCTCAACAACTCTCACAGCATCAGACTTTGTTTGGGTTAATCTCTCAATTAACCTTGCAACAGATTGAACCAAATACTCCTCTTCATATATGGTCCCCTTTTTACCACGAGCACGCTTACGCTCTTCCCTACGTTTATTTTTAGCTGTACGTCTAGAGGCACCTGTCTTTGCAGTTCCCCCCGTTTTACCTGTATATCTTGTGAAAAATGATTCTTGCGTCGATGTCTCAGAAGGTGCGATAGAAACATCATCAGCTTGCTCAGTTTCCTGACCATAAAAGGCATATGgattttcctcttttttaGCTCGTAACTCTCTTAATCTTCTCAATTGTGAATTTACTTGGCCCTTACAATCCGCAAGCAATTCTGCAATTATACCGAAACCTTCACCCAAACCAGGGTCGACAACTTCTTCCAACAattcctctttctttcctttgATTGCCACTAGGCATGCAGTATCGTACCTGTAAGCCTTACAATATAGAGTAACAGCTTCTTTAACGTTGTTCAAATATTCTAGTTGAATATCAGCAGCATCTATGTACCTATGTTCAAATGTTAAGGAAGTAATCAAATCTTCAGCGACTgtttcaacttcttctgGAAATTTCTGAACAGCAATGGTAATAGCCTCACGCCATCTTTTACCTGATTCATACGCTCCCATTGcctctttgaattttccaAGCATTTCGTATGCTATGGCAGCATCCGTATACGATTGAATCGATGAAAGGTACTTCGCGTAAATGTTATAAATGACATTTTGCTTCTTCGAATCATAACGGTACAGTGCTAGAGCATGTCTATACAATTCATGAGCCTCAACGTAATGTATTACTTCTTCTGAAAcatctttttccttttcaatttcggAAAGATGCTCTAAAGCCTTTTCGTAATTACCTAAATAGTCATCAATCATGACCTTACGGCGCAAAGGTTCGTTGTCTTGCAATTCTTGTAAAAATGGCAAATATTCACGAGGATCCATTTGTGATTTTTGGGCAACTAATAATGCTAAATTGACATCATACAGAGATAGAGTGACCTTGTAGACCACATTAACATCTTGCAAGAAACATAAATAAGTAACGCAAAagtctttctcttctggGTCTTCTAGTTCACTGATTAGTTTCAATGCATCTGATAGATTTTGAGGATTTTGGGACGCATATGCAGTGATAATTGTTTGCagatatttcttcttgtattCGACATTATTTAATAAAACGTTCAACACGGCATCACATATTTTGTTGACTTTAGAAGTTTTAGGATcaaacattttctttttcatgtACATTTGCATTTCTGTAAGTGGTGCTGGTTCAATTCCAAATGAATTTGAGATACCTGAATAAAGAGTCTCTCTATACTTCGTTTTTGTAACGTCATCCTCTGACAAACAggaaataaataaattgaGATAATCGACTCTTTCAATCTGGTTAATAAATAGTTCCAAGTTTTCGATAAACAACTCGGGGGCATAGTCGTACAAGATATCAAGGTTAATTCTATGTGTACGACAAATAACAAACGCTTCTTTGTAACGTTTTGCCACGATATCTTTTCTAACTTCAGCTAGAACCATAATTCTTGGGTAGATAGTTTCTAAATTACCACGTGTAGCTTGCAGTACAACAGAAGCTTTGGATGGGATGACAGATACTAAAACAGAACCTCTTTCTATGGCACGCACTCTTTCATCTTCGACACCTTCTTCCACTAAAGGCAAAGGTTTGAAGTCGGTAGAATTCAAATGCACGAATTGTAAATTATGCTGTGCTGTGGTAAATAGCAAGAAGGAGTCAGtgatttccaaagaagTAACTGCAGAAGCCAAGAGAACTTGGTTTGCAAATAACTTACCATTATTTGTGACACCGAATGCAACCAATTCCGAACTTTCAGTAGACCAGTTGGTATCATCTTCTGATAACATATTATGAACTCTCTTCACTCTGAAGTCACGCACTAGCTGGGGGAATTTAGTAATTTCCATTAATTGACCTTCCGCATCCACTTGACAAACCGTACCCTCACGAGTTTCATATACCAGATGGTTGTAATCGAAATCACTCCTCAACAAAACAATCTTATCATAAACCTCCACAATAGTTATAAGTGTTGGTTGAGTAATATCTTGAATATCCAAAAGTGCTATTCTAGAAAGGTTATCTGTGTCAAGCAGAACACCAACAACTGAATCGTTTATAAAGGCTACTTGTCTCAAAGAGTCAAGTTCACTTGTAAACTCAGATTTAAAGAATTCGCAAACTACCTTGGGATGCTTGccctttttcatttcttcaatactAGGTATGGATGCAAATACCAAAGCATCCCTGTTGATAGCTGCATATATTTCATTTGACAAACTACATGCAACGTCCAAAACATTACCGgaagtttcaaaatcacGGTAATACATTGGAGGAGGGGCACTAGCAAGGGCTAAAGGAGTGATGTTCACGGTTGTTCCATCGATAACAAGAGATGTACCGTTATCGAATGGTTCTAATGTTGGGCCTTGCGCCATCTTGTAGGCAAAATCAACAATGTTAACAAATCCATCATCAGAAAACATTAAAGTGAAATCCTTTTCTGGATGCCATTTAACGTAAGAAATGTTACTGGCATACAGTTCTTGTTTTAGATACCAATGGTAATTCTTAGATGTCCATAATTGAATCCGATCTACTAAAACAATGGCTAATGCCTCTGAGTTACTATTCCAACATACGCTCTTTATCTTCTCGTCTAATGGCAATCTTGTATCAAATTCGCCATGTCTCAAACCGTTCctttcaaagaagattAAATCTACTGAATCCTCATCACCAAGATCGGTCTTCCTCTGGATGGACGCGATTAAAGAACCTTGAGGTTTCCAACTTAAATGATGCTCCATTCCTGTGACTGGTTCAGAAGCACTATCCAATTGGCCTTCACGAGTGAATACTCTAAAAGCTCTTCTGTTTACCACTTTTGTTTCGTCATCCTCGTCAGGCACTTCTTCGATAGAAGATACAGCAAAGTAATCACAATCACCTCTCCAAGAGATGGTGGTTTCATGGGTGTCCAAAGACGTCACATTACCAGAATCTACCATATAGGGCATGGTGGGATCCCTGAGTTGATTACCGACCAAGCCGGATGCTTTTAAACTAGCTAACGCTTCTCTTTCCATGGCCCGCGCACCTTTTCCTCTAAATTGAGTTTCCTTCTTACCCCAGCCAACAGTGACATGCTTTGATATCTTAAGATCATCCACTTCCAAATGGTACTCAGATATAGGTTCGTAGGATTTACTTAGCACAACCACATTACGATCTTTGGTAACCATAGCCAGcgtttcttcatcatagGACCACTGTGCAGCCGCTATCCCATTATCTATGGTACCCACAATTTCAATCAAAGTCTGGGTGGGGTTTAAACTGACAGGATCATAAGTGGCAGTGACAATATCACCCTGTTCGAAGACAAACACTAGCTGGTTCATATCAGCAAAATGGATGAAAGAAAGTAATTTGTCGTCAAAGGTCTGAATGTTGAATGAAGCCAAGATGTTCCTGGATCCATCCTTCATGAACTGTTGCACTTCAATAGCACCAATATCAGTGGAACCAAGTACACAGGTAATACTATCGGATAACGTGTCAAACACAGAGTCCAATAAAGCTAAAGGtaaatcatcttcatcatcttccgCAGTAGAGGCCACTGGTCTGAACTTACCCTTATTTAGGGTAATAAGATTACGCATTGTGATCCGACAATATGTATTTACTACTGAAACTCTTATTCAATCAAGTCTTCCTATGTGCGAAGTAATAATGTCCAGTATAATACTCTTTTATCAATTTCTCGTAAGGAAGGCATCGCATTTactattattgaaaaaaaaaaaatcatctaAAAATTTGATCATCGCGTTATACGTACTAGGTCATGTGCTCCAGCTTATTGAGCAACTGCTCTTTTAGTTGAGGCAGTTCTCTTCCCTGTAGTTCATCAATCCTTTGCGCATAGTAGTGGTTGGCTAGCGAGACCACAGTTATTGGCTCGTCTGTATCTGATGGTTGGGCTGTTTCCTGGATTCCGTTTGCGAAGATATCCGTTACCATTGTCTTGAGACCTCTTAGGGATATGTCGCGGTAGTACTGGGGGCCGTACAATTGGACCAGCTTGTGTGTCTTGAATTCTGTAAGGATTTCATTGTCGATGATAGGCTCCTTTAACAACTCTTCCAAGTTGAGTGACTTATCCCGATGACTGAGCGCTTGCTGGCGCTGTAAAATGATTTGCAGTAGCAATAGTACGATGTTTAAAGGACAATCCATGATACGAATTACGATCCTGCCGGTGGTTATTATAGCTATATAATACTCATTCGTGTCGTAATAAAAGTAAAGACCGAACTGTGATTTGATGCAGTGTTACGTCCCCTTTGTTTGTCTTGAATCGCGTTTCCCGTCATATtcgaaaaagaacaaaacacGAGAGAGTTA
This DNA window, taken from Saccharomyces eubayanus strain FM1318 chromosome XII, whole genome shotgun sequence, encodes the following:
- the IKI3 gene encoding Elongator subunit IKI3; this encodes MRNLITLNKGKFRPVASTAEDDEDDLPLALLDSVFDTLSDSITCVLGSTDIGAIEVQQFMKDGSRNILASFNIQTFDDKLLSFIHFADMNQLVFVFEQGDIVTATYDPVSLNPTQTLIEIVGTIDNGIAAAQWSYDEETLAMVTKDRNVVVLSKSYEPISEYHLEVDDLKISKHVTVGWGKKETQFRGKGARAMEREALASLKASGLVGNQLRDPTMPYMVDSGNVTSLDTHETTISWRGDCDYFAVSSIEEVPDEDDETKVVNRRAFRVFTREGQLDSASEPVTGMEHHLSWKPQGSLIASIQRKTDLGDEDSVDLIFFERNGLRHGEFDTRLPLDEKIKSVCWNSNSEALAIVLVDRIQLWTSKNYHWYLKQELYASNISYVKWHPEKDFTLMFSDDGFVNIVDFAYKMAQGPTLEPFDNGTSLVIDGTTVNITPLALASAPPPMYYRDFETSGNVLDVACSLSNEIYAAINRDALVFASIPSIEEMKKGKHPKVVCEFFKSEFTSELDSLRQVAFINDSVVGVLLDTDNLSRIALLDIQDITQPTLITIVEVYDKIVLLRSDFDYNHLVYETREGTVCQVDAEGQLMEITKFPQLVRDFRVKRVHNMLSEDDTNWSTESSELVAFGVTNNGKLFANQVLLASAVTSLEITDSFLLFTTAQHNLQFVHLNSTDFKPLPLVEEGVEDERVRAIERGSVLVSVIPSKASVVLQATRGNLETIYPRIMVLAEVRKDIVAKRYKEAFVICRTHRINLDILYDYAPELFIENLELFINQIERVDYLNLFISCLSEDDVTKTKYRETLYSGISNSFGIEPAPLTEMQMYMKKKMFDPKTSKVNKICDAVLNVLLNNVEYKKKYLQTIITAYASQNPQNLSDALKLISELEDPEEKDFCVTYLCFLQDVNVVYKVTLSLYDVNLALLVAQKSQMDPREYLPFLQELQDNEPLRRKVMIDDYLGNYEKALEHLSEIEKEKDVSEEVIHYVEAHELYRHALALYRYDSKKQNVIYNIYAKYLSSIQSYTDAAIAYEMLGKFKEAMGAYESGKRWREAITIAVQKFPEEVETVAEDLITSLTFEHRYIDAADIQLEYLNNVKEAVTLYCKAYRYDTACLVAIKGKKEELLEEVVDPGLGEGFGIIAELLADCKGQVNSQLRRLRELRAKKEENPYAFYGQETEQADDVSIAPSETSTQESFFTRYTGKTGGTAKTGASRRTAKNKRREERKRARGKKGTIYEEEYLVQSVARLIERLTQTKSDAVRVVEGLCRRNMREQAHQIQKNFVEVLDLLKANVKEIYSISEKDRERVNENGEVYYIPEIPVPEIQDFPKSHIVDF
- the SWC7 gene encoding Swc7p, which produces MDCPLNIVLLLLQIILQRQQALSHRDKSLNLEELLKEPIIDNEILTEFKTHKLVQLYGPQYYRDISLRGLKTMVTDIFANGIQETAQPSDTDEPITVVSLANHYYAQRIDELQGRELPQLKEQLLNKLEHMT